ATATCCAAGAGTTAAAACCAGACAAGTatagattaaaaaacaaacaggtggataaatcaatgaattataaagtcctgtagactgtaagatcattgtgggcactgattgtgtctaccaactctgttatattgtactctccaaagtgctttgtacactgctctgcaaacagtaagtactcaataaatacgactggttggaATAAAGATATCTCTTCCCCAAGAGTGTTGAAATGGATGAGCGAATGGCATGACTGGATGACAGTggctgagggtggagggggatAAATCAGGAATCGATCAGGCatagtattatttttataataataatggcatttgaggcacagcaaagtgaagtgagttgcccaaggccacacagcagagaagtggcagagccggtattagaacccaggtcctccaaattcctgggcccatgctctttccaccaggccatgccatttctctaataataatgataattttttaagtgcttactatgtgccaagcactgtactaatccctggggtagatagaaggtaatcaggtcccaaataaggctcacagtgtaagtaggagggcaaacaagtattgaatcagcattttgcaggtgagggaactgagtcacagatcagtaagtgacttgaccaaggtcacacagcaggtatgttgtggagctgggattagaacccaggccctctgactcccagggctgtgctgttttcattaggccacaccgtttcCTTATGAACTACTTTGCAGAATCAGCAAAGCACTTTTAGAACACAAATTAGCTTAAATAATTCCAAGATTTGTAGTAGCAGTCAGTCACCAACAAACCCAACACACAAGCAAAGACTTTTATCTGCAGTAGAGTTGAACATTGTCATGGATTTTCTTATCTTTTCAGCAAATTGTCCATGATTCACAGTTGAATACAATAGGGATTGTAGGTCAGGCATGAGTCTTTCAATCAGTTCTGCACTCAtgtgtatgctcccaagttcAATAACGTCATTTTCGAATCGGACCAATGGATATGTGTGTCATGTATGAAAGTGTGAAtatgatgagagagagaaagatagtaAAAAAGAGAGGGAGCACACTTGATCCTAATGATAATGAATTTATCCATACATGATCATCTTTCTTAAAGCTTAATTAATtttgtcagaataataataatggtaacaattgtttttggtattggttaagtgcttactctgcaccaagcactgtaccaatcactaTAATAGTTACaaaataggttggatacagtccaagtaggagggagaatagtatctaattcccattttacagatgagaaaactgaggaccagagagttgcagtgacttgtccaagattacacacagcaggcaagtggcagagtcaggattaaccCCCAAATCCCCTGACACCCAAGCTGGTGTTCTTGCCACTACATCGTGCTGCTGAAAAGCTTAGGCTAACTCCCAGGTTATTCCAGCACATCCTACTCCCTTCCAGGGCCCAGTTTTTTCAGGAAGTGACTTTGCCTGCTGAACACGTTTCTCAAAGCCCCTTTCATgtctttattcctcaggctgtagatgaaggggttcagcacagGTGTGACCACCGTGTACATCACGGATGCTATCGAGCCCTTCCGGGATGAGTGGGTAGACGTGGAACTGAAATAGACCCCAAGACCAGTGCCGTAGAACAGGGAGACCACGgacaggtgagagccacaggtggagaaagctttataCCTTCCCCTGGCAGATGGGATTCTCAGTATGGTGAAGACAATACGAGTGTAAGAGAACAGGAGGCCTGTGAGGGGACCTATTCCAAGTGCCATTATCAGTGCATATAACAAAAAAACATTGATGTGGGTGTCCGTACAGGAAAGCATTAGAACCTGGTTaatttcacagaagaagtgaaggatTTCATTATTTTTGCAGAAGGATAAGCGAAGCATCAGTAAGGTATGTATTAAGGCATCAAGGCCACTGACTATCCAAGACCCAGTAACCAccagggcacagagccgtgggttCATGATCATGGTATAATGGAGGGGGCGAcatatggccacgtagcggtcataagCCATCCCTGTGAGGAGGAAATTGTCCATTACTCCAAACAGATTAAAAAAGTACCCTTGTGCCAGGCAACCTGCATAGGATATGGATTTATCTTGGGTCTGGACAttgaccagcatcttggggaccgtggtggacaAGAAACAGATGTCAGCCAAGGAGAGGTtgatgaggaagaagtacatgggagtgtgcaGGTGTGGGTCGGAGCTGATggccaggacgatgagcaggctccccaggaatccgagcaggtacatccagaggaacagcacGAAGAGGAGCTGCCGCTGCTCCGCTCGATctgacagtcccaggaggaggaattctgagaaGCTGGTTTGGTTTCCCTTCTCCATGAGGCCAGGGAATCTACTGGGGGGAGACGTGGCAGGGGAAGGGAATGGTGGAGCAGTCACATTATGATAAGAATCAGTCTAGGCTTTGTGCAATGGTTACCGATTCATCTTCGAATCCAGCAGAAACTTCTATTGACACTCTATTTGTACTATCATAAgaacttacttcagtgctcttcacacagtaagtgctcaaaaaatggacTGATCAACTGCTTAACACTCTATCAACCTTCTCGTTAccaatccactcccttctcccactaaatgccagctcacactctccattcctttaaagttcaccttctcactgttaTTAGTGCTTGTTTCTCCCACCTCAGATCCCTGGCTCATGCCCTTCCTCTTGCTTGGAACTTTTTTGTCCTTCAAATCctgcagaccacagctctccccatcttccaatccTTTCTGAAGTCCCAagttctccaggaggtcttcctcagtgatctttccttctctccaggtCCTATCCTCCTTGCTACCATCTTAACACTTTTACACTCACAACCTCTCTTCACATTTTTGTGAGAGAAGGATGATAGAGCGCTAATAAGTTGATCAATCCattctttgagcacttattgtgtacagagtactgaagTAAGCTCCTGTGATAATACAGAGTGCCAATAGACAGAAGTTTCTGCTGGTTGTAAagatgaatgggtaaccattaCACAGAGCCTATACTGATTCTTACCATGAGGTGATTGCCTTTTGTACCTAGAGATGTATGTGCTTGACTATTTGAGCACTTCttcttatttatcatttattttatgtttGTCATCCTCATTATATTGTAAGGTACTTGGCAAGGTTCATGCCTTCTACCTCAGTTGTGTTCTCTGgtcacagcagatgctcaataaacactactgatcgaTTGCTattttggggagggtgggggatgggaggaTGAGAATGGTCTGTCTAAGCAGTGGAAAGATGATTTTTTGCTCAGCCATTCAGTCCAGAAGGGAATctgggtgggctgggggctgggtgggCAGATAGTTTACCTGAGATTCTTCTTTTacatcccccaccctccctggccTCTGGCATTAAGCTTCCGAGGGAGGTGGGCCAGCACAGGTTTTAGTGAGTTCTTCCTCCCTACCCAGGCTTGGCATGGGTTTCATCCAGTTCCCTCACCATAAATCATAGGCCCACCAAGGCCATGCATGGCTTTTTTGATGAAACATATGTTTGTCTTTACAACAATGTGTCTTGTGCTGGATGCTGAaaggtaggaggccttcccagactgagccccccttttcttctgctcctccttccctccccattgccctgactccctccctctgctctacccccctccccgccccacggcatttgtgtatatatgtacatatatattattctatttataattctatttaaattgatgttattgatgcctgtctacttgggtttttttgttttgttttctgtctcccccttctagactgtaagccctttgttgggtagggattgtctctacttgttgccaaattgtactttccaagcgcttagtacagtgctctgcacacagtaagggctcaataaatatgattgaatgaatgaatgaagattctcAGCCTCCAAATGGCCGCTTGATTGAAAGTGTTTTTCCCACAAGGCCATTCAATAGGGCGCTGTAAGACAAGAGGTCTTTGCACCCTGTGACATCACTGTAGGTTGAGCCAATGTCAGGGGCTGGGAAGAAGGATAGGAATAGGAAAGGAAATAGGAAGAATAGGAAAGGAACATCCAcactggaggagctggggaagggccACGTTTGAGGTGACTGCAATGGCATAGagaggctccattcattcattcaattcattcaatcgtattttttgagtgcttactgtgtgcagagcactgtattaagcgcttggaaagtacaattcttggGTAggcactatctctatatgttgccaacttgtacttcccaagcgcttagtacagtgctctgcacacagtaagcgctcaataaatacaattgaatgaatgaatgaacagatagagacagtccctacccaacaacgggctcacagtctagaaggggggagacagacaacaaaacaaaacaagtagacaggtgtcaataccatcaaaatagataaatagaattatcgatatatgcacatcattaataaaatagagtaataaatatgtacaaatatacacaagtgctgtggggaggggaagggggtagggcagagggagggagtgggggcgatggggaggggaggaggagcagaggaaaaggagaggctcagtctgggaaggtctcctggaggaggtgagctctcagtagggctttgaagggaggaagagagctagtttggcggatgtgtagagggagggcattccaggccagcagtaggacgtgggccaggggtcgacggtgggacaggtgagaacgaggcatggtgaggaggtaagcagcagaggagcggagtgtgtgggctgggctgtagaaggagagaagggaggtgaggtgggagggggcaaggtgatggagaactttgaagtcaatagtgaggagtttttgtttcatctgaaggttgataggtaaccactagagatttttgaggaggggagtgacatgcccagaacgtttttggagaaagataatctgtgcagcagagtgatgtatagactgaagcgaggagagacagaaggatgggggatcagaaaggaggctgatgcagtaatccagtcgggacaggatgagagattgtaccaacaaggtagcggtttggatggggaggaaagggcagatcttggcgggaGTCCATGGACAACTAAGTAACCTTGAAAACCCCCTAAGCTAGAGATCTTGAACCTGGAAAATGATAGACAAGGAAAAGATTTGTATGTATGCcgaccctcgcccacatcctgcctcaggcctggaacgccctccatcctcaaatccaacagaaaattactctcctgcTAttcgaaaccttattgaaggcacacctcctccaagaggccttcccagactaagccccacctttcctcatctcccattcccttctgtgtttccctcatttgctctgcacacaagtgctggatTTTATTCTATGCATCCTTGACCTTGTACTCGTTATCTTTTTTTCTGTCAAATTGTGTTGGTGATTTTATCTGATGATGGAACTAAACTATTTTTTATCTTTTTCTTATAAagcaacaacaactgtggtattggttcagtgattactctgtgccaagcactgtactaagtgctggggtagatatgagattatgaggtcagacacagtccctgctcagatGGGGAgtaacagtctaagggggagggagagtggggggggggcaaCAACCACTCAAGCCAGAGTGTGGGTGGAAAAAACCCCTCAGAGAAcagatactctcccaatcatagGGCAGACCTAACACTTAATGACCCAAttttacccatcctcagcacttatctaTGTATGTTTCTTAAACTGtactttcaatcatttatttcgactactctatttgtacccctttttgtgtctgtctcccctgttagagtgtaagctccttgtggaaaacaCCACctggttttgtacttcccaagggctcagtggaaTATGTTGCacccattgttgccaacttgtacttcccaagcgcttagtacagtgctctgcacacagtaagcgctcaataaatacgattgaatgaacgaatgaatggatgctcaAAGCATAGAATACATCTATTACTACAAAGCTACCTACTGAACCTGACTGATGAGCTGCTGACTTGGGGGCTAAAAGGTCAGGTGATGTGGTGGTGACAGTGGTGACCAAGAAATCCTGGCATCTCCTGAACTGCCAATTTTGGTGCTCCTGCTTTGGGCAGATTGTGATTAGGCCTGGAGGGGACACAGGAGAGATTTTTGTTGGGTTTTAGCCAAGAAACCCCCAGCAATACCCCAAACCTTTACAGAGGGTACCACCAGCATAACCCCCTTCAGATGGCCAGGATGAGAGACAAAAATGCAGTGGAACCCCAGCCCAGGCATCACTTGTCACATTGTGGCCAGCAGATCCCGCTTAAAGCAGAGCTCCACTGGGCACCCAGCTACCGGCATGCTAGTTCCCGTCCCTGCTGCGTGGCTCAAGTTCCTGATCCCCCACAAACCTCTGGcccttcctgtcccttctccatcCGTAGCAGCAGGAGCTGCAGGGGAGGAAGCACTGCGGACTTTAAGCTTGTTCTGCtacctctgttgtgttgtactctctcaagctttcaggtcagtactctgcacatctaAAATaaactcaataaaataccattgatgacgatgatgatgatgatgcggacaCAAGATCAGGTGGGCCAGGTGGCTTTTGTGGGAAGAAAGGGTCATTGTGACCCACCCCATCCCACACTTGGAAGCCTTTCCCTCCTCTGGCACTGACCTGAAAGCAAGGGTGGCTGGAATGTGTATCTatttataaatgtctgtctccccactagactataagctcattgtgggcagggaatctgtccattatattgctgtgttgtactctcccaagtgcttagttcagtgccctgcacacagtaagcgctcaataaatatgattgattgactggtgtagGGTTGAAGTTTCCTGCATTTAAAACCCCCAGAATAAGGTCCCCTAGtactctgttacctcaactgagCAGGCTCTAAGGGTGCTCCAgcccaaacagagaagcagcgtggctcaggggacagagcacgggcttgggagtcagaggtcatgggttctaatccaggccctgccaactgtcggctgtgtgactttgggca
This sequence is a window from Tachyglossus aculeatus isolate mTacAcu1 unplaced genomic scaffold, mTacAcu1.pri SUPER_30, whole genome shotgun sequence. Protein-coding genes within it:
- the LOC119921852 gene encoding olfactory receptor 7C2-like, coding for MEKGNQTSFSEFLLLGLSDRAEQRQLLFVLFLWMYLLGFLGSLLIVLAISSDPHLHTPMYFFLINLSLADICFLSTTVPKMLVNVQTQDKSISYAGCLAQGYFFNLFGVMDNFLLTGMAYDRYVAICRPLHYTMIMNPRLCALVVTGSWIVSGLDALIHTLLMLRLSFCKNNEILHFFCEINQVLMLSCTDTHINVFLLYALIMALGIGPLTGLLFSYTRIVFTILRIPSARGRYKAFSTCGSHLSVVSLFYGTGLGVYFSSTSTHSSRKGSIASVMYTVVTPVLNPFIYSLRNKDMKGALRN